A portion of the Thermosediminibacter oceani DSM 16646 genome contains these proteins:
- a CDS encoding cobalamin B12-binding domain-containing protein (Presence of a B(12) (cobalamin)-binding domain implies dependence on cobalamin itself, in one of its several forms, or in some unusual lineages, dependence on a cobalamin-like analog.), translating into MKRILGATIGSCVHVAGVMNFLSLAEREGYEVEFLGAAVSIDELIAAVKERMPDYVGVGYRLTPEPLREVLKELKEKIKAHGLDSGIKWIFGGTEPTAKVAEESGIFTKIFNGLEDIDEVIGFLKGYRRSTEETYPEDLISRIESKYPYPILRHHLGLPSLEATIEAIEKVAEAKVLDVISIAPDQNAQEYFFEQDKMDRRLDGAGGVPVRSREDFLALYRASRRGNYPLLRCYSGTSHLIEFAELLNETIKNAWCAVPLCWYNVLDKRGPRLLRDSIRENQQVMKWHGERGIPVEVNESHHWSLRDAHDTVGVATAFLAAYNAKKMGVKHYIAQYMFNVPPSLSPRMDLAKMLAKIELIESLQDENFRVYRQARAGLASFPGDLAQAKGQLASSAYLAMAIKPHIYHVVGFCEAHHAATAEDIIESCKIVRGVIRNAFLGLPDLVNDPVVQERKKQLVDEAMITLEAIKRLNPGAEDPWTDPDTIARAVELGILDAPHLKGNPAACGKLVTRLVDGALYAYDPEENRVLTETERIEKIFKRAEITVS; encoded by the coding sequence ATGAAAAGGATTCTTGGGGCGACCATCGGCAGCTGCGTGCACGTAGCGGGTGTTATGAACTTTCTCTCACTGGCCGAACGGGAAGGATATGAGGTCGAGTTTTTGGGTGCGGCCGTTTCCATAGACGAATTGATCGCTGCGGTTAAGGAAAGAATGCCCGATTACGTGGGTGTAGGTTACCGGCTTACTCCGGAGCCGCTGAGGGAAGTGCTGAAGGAACTGAAGGAAAAAATTAAAGCCCATGGTCTTGACTCGGGGATTAAGTGGATTTTCGGAGGCACTGAACCCACAGCGAAGGTTGCGGAAGAAAGTGGCATTTTTACGAAGATTTTCAACGGCCTGGAGGATATAGACGAGGTTATCGGATTCCTTAAAGGCTATAGGCGTTCCACCGAGGAGACTTACCCCGAAGACCTGATATCGCGCATCGAATCCAAGTACCCTTACCCCATCCTGAGACACCACCTGGGCCTACCTTCTCTTGAGGCTACGATAGAGGCCATCGAAAAGGTCGCGGAGGCAAAGGTACTTGACGTGATTTCCATTGCACCGGATCAGAACGCCCAGGAGTACTTCTTCGAGCAGGACAAAATGGACCGGAGGCTCGATGGAGCCGGGGGTGTGCCGGTCCGTTCTAGGGAGGACTTCCTGGCCCTTTACCGGGCTTCCCGCCGCGGAAATTACCCGCTGCTTCGCTGCTACAGCGGTACCAGCCATTTGATAGAGTTTGCGGAACTATTAAATGAGACAATTAAAAATGCCTGGTGTGCCGTGCCGCTGTGCTGGTACAACGTGCTGGATAAGCGGGGGCCGAGGTTACTTAGGGATTCCATAAGGGAAAACCAGCAGGTGATGAAGTGGCACGGAGAAAGGGGAATTCCGGTGGAAGTTAACGAATCCCACCACTGGAGCCTCAGGGACGCCCACGATACCGTAGGCGTCGCGACCGCCTTCCTGGCGGCTTACAATGCCAAGAAGATGGGTGTAAAGCACTACATTGCCCAGTACATGTTTAACGTGCCGCCGTCCCTTTCTCCGCGGATGGACCTGGCAAAGATGCTGGCCAAGATCGAGCTGATAGAATCGCTGCAGGATGAAAACTTTAGGGTTTACCGCCAGGCAAGGGCCGGCCTTGCCAGCTTCCCGGGTGACCTGGCCCAGGCGAAGGGGCAGCTGGCGTCGTCGGCGTATCTTGCTATGGCGATAAAGCCTCACATATACCACGTGGTTGGTTTCTGCGAGGCCCATCACGCAGCCACCGCCGAAGACATAATCGAGAGCTGCAAGATAGTGCGAGGCGTTATACGCAACGCCTTCCTGGGCCTTCCGGATTTGGTAAACGACCCGGTGGTACAGGAGCGGAAAAAACAGCTCGTAGATGAGGCCATGATTACGCTGGAAGCCATAAAACGGCTTAACCCGGGGGCGGAAGATCCCTGGACCGACCCGGATACAATCGCAAGAGCAGTCGAATTGGGTATCCTGGATGCGCCGCATCTTAAGGGCAACCCGGCGGCCTGCGGAAAACTGGTTACCAGGCTCGTTGACGGAGCCCTTTACGCCTACGACCCCGAGGAAAACCGGGTGCTTACCGAAACGGAAAGGATAGAGAAAATTTTTAAAAGGGCAGAGATAACCGTAAGCTGA
- a CDS encoding prolipoprotein diacylglyceryl transferase, protein MMLIDVSPYAFKIGPIAVHWYGIFMAISFLVGSYYLYTMGRKLRLDEDFLLNLAMIVIISGVIGARLMFVLTNYPEWFLKDPVQVLKIWEGGLSWHGALLGGFLAGWPYCRRHGVNPNMIADWTVLGLSFGYIIVRIGNIFNQEVLGRMTEFSFGRWPAQLIGSFIGLILLIRFLYLQTKKLPPGYQFWSFIWYHQILRALIEETVRDNPLFLIHYVNDHWGIGFLTLTQLITPFVVAFAYYMYKSTGGYGYGGYRRNWY, encoded by the coding sequence ATTATGTTGATCGACGTAAGCCCGTATGCTTTTAAAATAGGACCTATTGCGGTTCACTGGTACGGAATATTCATGGCCATTTCGTTCCTGGTAGGTTCATATTACCTTTACACCATGGGCAGGAAGTTGCGCCTCGACGAGGATTTCCTGCTGAACCTGGCAATGATCGTCATAATATCGGGAGTCATAGGAGCTCGCCTGATGTTCGTGCTCACCAATTATCCCGAATGGTTTTTAAAGGACCCGGTTCAGGTGCTTAAGATATGGGAAGGGGGGCTTTCCTGGCACGGTGCGCTTCTCGGCGGGTTTCTCGCAGGATGGCCCTACTGCCGAAGGCACGGCGTCAATCCCAACATGATAGCCGACTGGACGGTGCTGGGGCTTTCCTTCGGGTATATAATAGTCAGGATAGGGAATATCTTCAACCAGGAAGTTCTGGGCCGCATGACCGAATTTTCCTTCGGCCGGTGGCCGGCCCAGCTCATCGGCTCGTTTATCGGCCTGATACTTTTAATAAGATTTTTGTACCTGCAGACCAAAAAGCTGCCGCCGGGATACCAGTTCTGGTCTTTTATTTGGTACCACCAGATACTCAGAGCCCTTATTGAGGAGACGGTGAGGGATAATCCGCTTTTCCTAATTCATTACGTGAACGACCATTGGGGTATAGGTTTTTTAACGCTGACACAGCTCATTACCCCCTTCGTAGTGGCTTTCGCCTATTACATGTATAAATCCACCGGCGGTTACGGCTACGGCGGATACAGGAGGAATTGGTATTAA
- a CDS encoding Coenzyme F420 hydrogenase/dehydrogenase, beta subunit C-terminal domain, producing MPKVKEGFVNHDKCINCGLCEKVCPVLNNTPVNNEPKAYACINKDEKIRMDSSSGGTFTLIAEQVINSGGVVFGAGFDEDFTVVHSYAESRESLSNFHGSKYVQSKIGDMYKQAEKFLKQRRQVLFTGTPCQIAGLKSYLRKLYDNLLCVDFICFGVPSTKVWKKYISYHENNIGAPVRRVSFRNKKQGWKRFSMFLSFDNGMKHIESFDKDFFMQAFLKKICLRPSCHACNFKTLHRQSDITLADFWGVQNLLPEMDDDKGTSLVFINSHRGELIFEQIKDKLLYNMVDLNEAVRYNLSAVKSVKQHPNRENFFKELDLISFDALVKKYIQFNVSKIKEN from the coding sequence ATGCCTAAAGTAAAAGAGGGGTTTGTCAATCATGACAAATGTATTAATTGCGGCTTGTGTGAAAAAGTCTGTCCGGTTTTGAATAATACACCGGTAAATAATGAACCAAAGGCATATGCTTGTATTAATAAGGATGAAAAGATCCGCATGGACAGTTCTTCCGGCGGTACATTTACGTTGATTGCAGAACAGGTGATTAATTCTGGTGGTGTTGTTTTTGGGGCAGGTTTCGATGAAGATTTTACAGTAGTACATAGTTATGCGGAATCGCGGGAATCTCTGAGCAATTTTCATGGTTCTAAATATGTCCAGAGTAAAATTGGAGATATGTACAAACAGGCGGAGAAATTTTTAAAACAAAGAAGGCAAGTCTTGTTTACAGGGACACCATGCCAAATTGCTGGATTAAAAAGTTATTTAAGAAAGCTTTATGATAACTTATTATGCGTAGATTTTATTTGCTTTGGAGTACCGTCCACTAAAGTATGGAAAAAATATATTTCTTATCATGAAAATAATATTGGTGCACCAGTGAGAAGAGTTTCTTTCAGAAATAAAAAACAAGGTTGGAAACGATTCTCTATGTTTTTATCGTTTGATAATGGCATGAAGCATATAGAATCTTTCGATAAAGATTTTTTTATGCAAGCATTTTTGAAGAAAATTTGTTTACGCCCTTCGTGTCATGCATGTAATTTTAAAACTTTACATAGGCAAAGTGATATTACTCTTGCAGATTTTTGGGGAGTACAAAATTTGTTGCCCGAAATGGATGATGACAAAGGAACTTCTCTTGTTTTTATTAATAGTCATCGTGGCGAATTGATATTTGAACAAATAAAAGATAAGTTATTATATAATATGGTCGATTTAAATGAAGCTGTAAGATATAATTTGTCAGCTGTAAAATCTGTTAAACAACATCCTAATCGAGAAAACTTTTTTAAAGAATTAGATCTTATTTCTTTTGATGCATTGGTGAAGAAGTATATTCAATTTAACGTCAGTAAAATAAAAGAAAATTGA
- a CDS encoding betaine/proline/choline family ABC transporter ATP-binding protein (Members of the family are the ATP-binding subunit of ABC transporters for substrates such as betaine, L-proline or other amino acids, choline, carnitine, etc. The substrate specificity is best determined from the substrate-binding subunit, rather than this subunit, as it interacts with the permease subunit and not with substrate directly.), with protein sequence MICFENVYKEYDDGFVALKNINLEIKKGELVTLIGPSGCGKTTTLRMINRLTEPTSGTVYIDGQDISKIDPVELRRNIGYVVQQIGLFPHMTIAENIALVPKLKKWKPSAYEKRVDELLDLVGLDPATFKHRYPAELSGGQQQRVGVIRALAAEPDIILMDEPFSALDPISREQLQDDIVKLQEEIHKTIVFVTHDMDEAIKIANRIAIMKDGEIVQFDTPDKILRHPANSFVRDFIGENRLVQDHTIVPKAKDLMYTSVVTTSPKRGLAEAFRLMKEKKVDSLVVTDKNKSFLGVVTLKELEEHYQNENLLVADIADRDVPTLTIDADVTNVAEIFRNKDVSAIPVLDGNRLVGIITRSSMMRGLAEWEFRKKQ encoded by the coding sequence ATGATTTGCTTTGAAAATGTGTATAAAGAATATGACGATGGTTTTGTCGCACTGAAAAATATTAATTTAGAAATTAAAAAAGGAGAACTGGTCACCTTAATCGGCCCGAGCGGATGCGGAAAAACGACAACGTTGCGGATGATTAACCGACTCACAGAACCTACGTCAGGTACGGTGTATATTGACGGACAAGATATTTCTAAAATAGACCCCGTAGAACTGCGGCGCAATATCGGGTACGTCGTCCAACAAATCGGCTTGTTTCCGCATATGACGATTGCGGAAAATATCGCGCTCGTTCCGAAGTTGAAAAAATGGAAACCATCCGCTTACGAAAAAAGGGTCGATGAGTTGCTTGACCTAGTCGGATTGGACCCTGCAACATTTAAACACCGCTATCCGGCTGAACTAAGCGGCGGCCAGCAGCAGCGGGTCGGTGTCATCCGCGCCCTCGCGGCGGAACCGGATATTATTTTAATGGATGAACCGTTCAGCGCTCTCGACCCGATTAGCCGTGAACAATTGCAGGATGATATCGTCAAACTGCAGGAAGAAATCCACAAAACCATTGTGTTTGTGACACATGACATGGATGAGGCTATTAAAATCGCAAACCGTATCGCAATTATGAAAGACGGGGAAATCGTCCAATTCGATACGCCCGATAAAATTTTGCGCCACCCCGCTAATTCGTTCGTCCGTGATTTTATTGGTGAAAATCGACTCGTCCAAGATCACACCATCGTGCCAAAGGCAAAAGATTTAATGTATACATCCGTTGTAACGACGTCACCAAAACGCGGGCTGGCCGAAGCGTTTCGTCTAATGAAAGAAAAAAAAGTGGATAGCCTGGTGGTCACCGATAAAAATAAGTCCTTTCTCGGTGTTGTGACATTAAAAGAATTAGAGGAACACTATCAAAATGAAAATCTATTAGTTGCCGATATTGCTGATAGAGATGTGCCGACACTAACGATAGATGCCGATGTGACCAATGTTGCGGAGATTTTTCGAAACAAAGACGTGAGCGCAATTCCCGTATTGGACGGTAACCGGCTCGTCGGGATTATCACTCGATCCAGCATGATGCGCGGGCTGGCGGAATGGGAATTTCGTAAAAAACAGTAA
- a CDS encoding PAS domain-containing protein — MEQKWVQKLPVAITVCDAEGKILYMNEKACKTFEKSGGADLIGKNVLDCHPEPARSKLKNMLETQTKNCYTIEKNGVKKLIYQTPWYDENNNYEGFIEFSIEIPFEIPHYIRK, encoded by the coding sequence ATGGAACAAAAGTGGGTCCAAAAGCTCCCTGTGGCAATCACCGTATGTGATGCAGAGGGGAAAATACTCTACATGAATGAGAAGGCCTGCAAGACGTTCGAAAAAAGCGGCGGCGCTGATCTCATCGGCAAGAACGTTCTGGATTGCCACCCCGAGCCGGCCAGGAGTAAATTAAAAAATATGCTTGAAACCCAAACCAAAAACTGCTATACGATCGAAAAAAATGGCGTAAAAAAATTAATCTATCAAACGCCATGGTACGATGAAAATAACAATTATGAAGGATTCATTGAATTTTCCATCGAGATTCCCTTTGAAATTCCGCATTATATAAGAAAGTAA
- a CDS encoding ABC transporter permease codes for MDLLNTFIERKQDILIAFQEHVFLSGIAMAIAIAVAVPLGIALTRYKKLAEPIIGIAAIIQTIPSLALLGFMLPIFGIGKLPAIIALTLYALLPILRNTYTGILGVDPALIDVGKGMGMTSRQILWMVELPLSLPVIMAGVRTATVLTIGVAALATFIGAGGLGDLIDRGLRVADRNLILAGAIPAAILAILFDLILRKVEDKVTPKGLKKQK; via the coding sequence ATGGACTTACTCAATACATTTATCGAACGGAAGCAAGATATTTTGATTGCCTTTCAAGAACATGTCTTCCTTTCAGGAATCGCTATGGCCATTGCGATCGCAGTCGCGGTTCCGTTGGGAATTGCACTGACGAGGTATAAAAAGCTGGCAGAGCCGATTATTGGAATTGCGGCGATTATCCAAACGATTCCGAGCCTCGCCTTGTTAGGGTTTATGCTTCCGATTTTCGGAATCGGGAAACTGCCTGCGATTATTGCGTTAACGCTGTACGCTTTGCTTCCTATTTTGCGCAATACCTATACAGGAATACTCGGGGTAGATCCTGCGCTTATCGATGTGGGAAAAGGAATGGGAATGACATCGCGTCAAATTTTATGGATGGTGGAGCTTCCGCTTTCCTTGCCGGTCATTATGGCGGGGGTTCGGACGGCGACCGTCTTAACGATTGGAGTTGCTGCGCTGGCGACATTTATCGGTGCCGGCGGATTAGGCGACCTTATTGACCGCGGTCTACGGGTAGCCGATAGAAATTTAATTTTGGCCGGCGCCATCCCCGCAGCAATTTTGGCGATTTTATTCGATCTTATACTGCGGAAGGTAGAAGATAAAGTAACCCCGAAAGGCTTGAAAAAACAAAAGTAA
- a CDS encoding DUF2284 domain-containing protein, translating into MDLLTKFKDAEKLLEFALGCEGVTEAKLIAVRDVVVDERVRFQCSHSGCREYGKRFMCPPHVPGVDEFRKVLSNYIMALLIQVQGSAKGEGADEEATRLALLLHDAVYRTEKRAFSLGFSFAAGLTGGPCRLCEECPVTKDSGAFCVKRDRVRPPMEAMGIDVFKTCKNAGMEMAFTPGKVIWTGMVLLD; encoded by the coding sequence ATGGATCTTTTGACAAAATTCAAGGATGCCGAAAAACTCCTGGAGTTTGCCCTGGGCTGCGAGGGCGTCACTGAAGCAAAACTTATTGCCGTCCGCGATGTGGTGGTGGACGAGCGGGTGAGGTTCCAGTGCAGTCATTCGGGCTGCAGGGAATACGGAAAGAGGTTTATGTGCCCTCCTCATGTACCCGGGGTCGACGAATTTCGAAAGGTACTTTCGAATTACATAATGGCTTTGCTCATCCAGGTGCAGGGTTCTGCGAAAGGGGAAGGTGCCGACGAAGAAGCAACAAGGCTTGCTCTGCTTTTACACGATGCCGTGTACCGGACGGAAAAGCGAGCTTTTTCGTTAGGTTTTTCCTTTGCGGCGGGCCTGACGGGAGGGCCCTGCAGGCTGTGTGAGGAATGTCCCGTAACGAAAGATTCCGGTGCCTTCTGCGTGAAAAGAGATAGGGTAAGGCCACCAATGGAAGCCATGGGGATAGACGTTTTTAAGACCTGCAAAAACGCCGGCATGGAGATGGCCTTTACTCCGGGAAAGGTGATCTGGACGGGGATGGTGCTGTTAGACTGA
- a CDS encoding H-type small acid-soluble spore protein produces MDFQRAQEILNSSDTYEVFYQGKLVWIKGLNPDDNTADVEILGEKIHTKVPVNELVEGGSFY; encoded by the coding sequence ATGGATTTTCAACGGGCGCAGGAAATCCTGAATTCATCCGATACTTACGAGGTTTTTTATCAGGGAAAACTGGTCTGGATAAAAGGGCTTAATCCTGACGACAACACCGCCGATGTGGAAATTCTCGGTGAGAAAATCCACACCAAAGTTCCGGTAAACGAGCTGGTGGAAGGCGGAAGTTTTTATTAA
- a CDS encoding DUF819 domain-containing protein — MTLIKPDDAWSLWAVLIGWAAVSILLEQKYDWAAKISGAVIALFGALILANLNIIPTESPVYDAVWSYVVPVAIPLLLFKANIRKIWTESGRMILAFWPAALGTCVGAFVATVLLKNVIPELGKIGGIMTASYIGGGVNFVAMTAVFKPQESLLNATIVSDNLVMAAFFLLYMYIPTLKYFQKNFKILYPDGGIATINTEAETKAAAYWGRKEISLKDIATAMAVGVAVAAISKKLSILLGAVMPGGNFLFDMLKIMVSNQYFLITTITVTLVTIFSDFFENINGAQELGTFLIYIFFVVIGVPASIKEIILKSPALLLFCVIMAFFNLIFSLYGNKFLNISLEESLLASNATIGGPTTAAAMAISRGWSNHIIPALLCGIWGYVTGNYFGLFMGNWLIRILGQ; from the coding sequence ATGACTTTAATTAAGCCTGACGACGCTTGGTCTCTATGGGCGGTACTTATTGGATGGGCTGCTGTAAGTATCTTATTGGAACAAAAGTACGATTGGGCTGCGAAAATAAGCGGTGCGGTGATAGCACTTTTTGGGGCACTGATACTTGCAAACTTGAACATTATTCCCACTGAAAGTCCTGTCTACGATGCTGTATGGAGCTATGTAGTCCCCGTAGCCATTCCGTTGCTTTTATTTAAGGCCAATATCAGGAAGATTTGGACTGAAAGCGGGAGAATGATATTAGCTTTCTGGCCGGCTGCTCTAGGCACGTGCGTTGGAGCTTTTGTGGCCACGGTGCTCTTAAAGAATGTAATACCGGAACTCGGCAAGATCGGCGGTATAATGACGGCCAGCTATATCGGTGGCGGTGTAAACTTTGTGGCTATGACGGCCGTCTTCAAACCCCAGGAAAGCCTTTTAAACGCCACCATAGTCTCAGACAACCTTGTAATGGCAGCTTTCTTTCTGCTTTACATGTATATCCCTACCCTAAAGTATTTCCAAAAAAATTTCAAAATTTTATACCCCGATGGTGGCATAGCTACCATCAATACCGAAGCTGAAACGAAGGCGGCCGCTTACTGGGGGAGAAAGGAAATATCCCTGAAAGATATTGCCACCGCCATGGCTGTCGGCGTTGCCGTGGCAGCGATAAGCAAGAAACTTTCCATCCTGTTAGGTGCAGTTATGCCCGGCGGCAACTTTCTTTTTGACATGCTCAAAATTATGGTAAGCAACCAATATTTTTTGATAACTACCATCACCGTGACTCTGGTAACCATATTCTCCGACTTTTTCGAGAATATTAACGGAGCTCAGGAACTCGGCACATTCCTGATATACATTTTCTTTGTGGTAATAGGCGTTCCGGCATCGATTAAAGAGATCATACTGAAAAGCCCCGCTTTATTGCTGTTTTGCGTGATAATGGCGTTTTTCAACCTCATATTTTCCCTTTACGGAAACAAATTTCTCAACATTTCTTTGGAGGAATCCCTCCTGGCTTCCAACGCCACTATTGGAGGTCCTACGACGGCGGCGGCCATGGCCATTTCCAGAGGTTGGTCCAATCACATCATTCCCGCCCTTTTGTGCGGCATATGGGGATATGTGACCGGCAACTATTTCGGCCTATTCATGGGCAACTGGCTGATTAGGATTCTTGGACAGTGA
- a CDS encoding YkoF family thiamine/hydroxymethylpyrimidine-binding protein, whose amino-acid sequence MISCEVSIYPMETQNSDQVINQALASIKDKGVTCQVGTISTYISGPPEKVWECIRTLYDAASARSKELSMVVTISNSQE is encoded by the coding sequence TTGATCAGCTGCGAGGTATCCATTTACCCCATGGAGACACAGAATTCCGATCAGGTCATAAATCAGGCCCTCGCGTCCATTAAAGACAAGGGCGTCACCTGCCAGGTGGGAACCATAAGCACATATATATCCGGCCCGCCCGAGAAGGTATGGGAGTGCATACGCACCCTCTACGATGCAGCATCCGCCAGGTCAAAAGAGCTGTCTATGGTGGTCACCATTTCAAACTCCCAGGAATAA
- a CDS encoding lactate utilization protein, with product MGFTQELVSWSYEQKCQKAVESLKKRGFTAVYCKTGQEAVDYIIREAKEASTIGFGGSMSIADLKIADTLREMGKELLIHGAPGLSPEERLSVMRRQLTCDLFLTSTNALTMTGCLVNIDGTGNRAASMFFGPKKVIVVAGRNKLVSDTEEALKRIKMYAAPPNAKRLNYQTPCAKTGFCADCDSPDRICRITTILERKPRLTDIHVLVINEDLGF from the coding sequence ATGGGTTTTACACAGGAACTTGTGAGCTGGTCTTATGAACAAAAGTGCCAAAAAGCAGTGGAATCCCTGAAAAAGAGGGGGTTTACCGCCGTCTACTGCAAGACAGGACAGGAAGCCGTGGATTATATCATCAGAGAAGCGAAAGAAGCCTCCACTATAGGTTTCGGCGGTTCCATGTCGATAGCTGACTTAAAAATAGCCGATACCTTAAGGGAAATGGGAAAAGAATTGCTCATTCACGGAGCACCCGGCCTTTCCCCCGAAGAAAGACTGTCTGTGATGCGTAGGCAGCTTACCTGTGACCTCTTTTTGACCAGTACCAATGCTCTGACCATGACGGGATGTCTCGTCAACATCGATGGCACCGGCAACCGTGCCGCTTCTATGTTTTTCGGCCCCAAAAAGGTTATCGTCGTTGCCGGCCGCAACAAACTGGTCAGCGATACGGAAGAAGCATTGAAGCGCATCAAGATGTATGCTGCCCCGCCCAATGCAAAACGTTTAAACTACCAGACCCCGTGTGCCAAGACCGGCTTTTGTGCGGACTGCGATTCCCCGGACCGCATCTGCCGCATCACCACCATCCTGGAGCGCAAGCCAAGGCTCACCGACATCCACGTGCTGGTAATAAACGAAGACCTGGGATTTTAA
- a CDS encoding NAD/NADP-dependent octopine/nopaline dehydrogenase family protein, translating into MIKRPEEVRYTVIGAGNGGLAMAGYLGLMGFTVNLYNRSEEKIRELIKDPKIHLTGAVEGEGRLSVVTTDIREAIDGSDIIMVTTPATAHRELAEQMAPYIKDDQIIVLNPGRTCGALEVYETLRKSGCTKNVIVAEAQTFIYACRATGPSSAKIFSVKNEVKLSAIPAKKTWMVIRLLSAAYPQFKPARDVMETSLNNFGAIFHPAPTLLNSGHIERGQTFEYYLEGITPSIGQMLEKLDAERMKVARALGVKAISAMQWLEDSYGARGNSIYEAIQNNPAYKGLTAPKDLKTRYIYEDVPFSLVPISSLAKNLGIETPAIDTIIRLANMMTGVNFWEQGRTVDKLGLAGLSPAEIHEFAQNGYLEIKRTEEEVVA; encoded by the coding sequence ATGATTAAGAGGCCGGAAGAGGTGCGTTATACTGTAATAGGGGCGGGTAACGGCGGCCTTGCCATGGCAGGGTATTTGGGGTTGATGGGCTTTACGGTTAACCTTTACAACAGGTCCGAAGAAAAGATAAGGGAATTGATAAAAGACCCAAAAATACATTTGACCGGCGCCGTGGAAGGCGAGGGCAGGCTTTCCGTGGTCACCACCGACATAAGAGAAGCGATAGATGGTTCGGATATCATAATGGTCACCACTCCCGCCACTGCCCATAGGGAGCTGGCGGAGCAGATGGCGCCTTACATTAAGGACGATCAGATCATCGTGTTGAACCCCGGCCGTACCTGCGGAGCGCTGGAAGTTTACGAGACCCTGCGAAAGTCCGGGTGCACGAAAAATGTGATAGTTGCCGAGGCGCAGACTTTCATATACGCCTGCAGGGCTACGGGGCCCAGCAGTGCCAAGATATTCAGCGTGAAGAACGAAGTCAAGCTGTCCGCTATTCCGGCGAAGAAGACGTGGATGGTGATACGTCTTTTATCCGCAGCCTATCCGCAGTTCAAACCCGCCAGAGACGTTATGGAAACCAGCCTCAACAATTTCGGTGCGATATTCCACCCTGCTCCTACGCTCTTAAACAGCGGCCATATAGAAAGGGGCCAGACATTTGAATATTACCTGGAGGGAATAACCCCGAGTATAGGTCAGATGCTGGAAAAGCTCGATGCCGAAAGAATGAAAGTAGCAAGAGCCCTGGGCGTAAAGGCGATATCGGCGATGCAGTGGTTGGAGGATTCCTACGGCGCCCGCGGGAACTCCATATACGAAGCCATACAGAACAATCCGGCGTACAAGGGCCTCACGGCGCCGAAGGATCTTAAGACCCGGTACATTTACGAAGACGTGCCTTTTAGTCTCGTTCCCATTTCATCACTGGCCAAAAATCTGGGCATCGAGACCCCGGCAATAGATACGATAATCCGCCTTGCCAATATGATGACCGGAGTGAATTTCTGGGAACAGGGCAGGACCGTCGACAAGCTCGGGCTGGCGGGCTTGAGCCCGGCGGAAATCCACGAATTTGCCCAAAACGGTTACCTCGAGATTAAACGTACCGAAGAGGAGGTGGTGGCGTGA